The following are encoded together in the Melitaea cinxia chromosome 22, ilMelCinx1.1, whole genome shotgun sequence genome:
- the LOC123664606 gene encoding uncharacterized protein LOC123664606 — MAYHTNCLLATGYSQVPDNIDPSKVCVIVTIKSAINDELRLIRDELNEMKTLINFINNQYDDFIREHKDNINIIKEVKEENVKAQTEIKESKTRINDLEQRAREKNLDIQCVPEHNNENLLAIMKQLGSVVGSELHDDKILNCTRVAKVNRQSHRPRSIVVQFSSPYARDSFLASVIKYNKNHSNDKLNTTHIGIGGIKKSIYVMEHLSPANKALHAATRIKAKEKGYKYVWVRNGRIFVRKDDSSDLKTIKDMEFLSSLK, encoded by the exons ATGGCATATCACACTAATTGTCTGCTGGCGACTGGATATTCTCAAGTACCCGACAACATCGACCCCTCAAAAGTGTG TGTTATAGTTACCATTAAGTCTGCTATTAACGATGAACTAAGACTTATTAGGGACGAGCTAAACGAAATGAAAACATTGATTAACTTCATTAATAACCAATATGATGACTTTATTAGGGAACACAaggataatattaatattattaaagaagtGAAAGAGGAAAATGTCAAGGCTCAAACGGAAATTAAGGAATCGAAAACTCGCATCAATGATCTCGAACAGCGTGCCAGAGAAAAGAACTTGGATATCCAATGCGTTCCAGAACATAACAATGAAAACCTACTAGCGATTATGAAACAATTGGGCAGTGTCGTTGGCTCGGAGCTACatgatgataaaattttaaattgtacaagAGTAGCTAAAGTTAATCGCCAAAGCCATCGACCCCGATCTATTGTTGTCCAGTTCAGCTCCCCTTATGCGCGAGACAGTTTCTTGGCCTCAGTAATCAAATATAACAAGAATCATTCTAACGATAAACTGAATACAACGCATATAGGTATAGGAggcataaaaaaatctatttacgtGATGGAACATTTATCCCCAGCAAACAAAGCTCTTCATGCCGCTACAAGAATCAAGGCAAAAGAAAAGGGCTACAAATACGTGTGGGTAAGAAACGGCCGCATTTTTGTCCGAAAAGATGACAGCTCTGACCTTAAAACAATTAAGGACATGGAGTTTCTCAGTTCCTTGAAGTAA
- the LOC123664572 gene encoding WD repeat-containing protein 48 homolog: protein MGTTMRKKTQVSFVIRDEEERRHKNGVSSLQLDPIQGRLYSAGRDGIIRVWHTGGGTQDRYIQSMEHHTDWVNDIVLCCGGKNLISASSDTTVKVWNAPKGFCMSTLRTHKDYVRTLAYAKDKEQVASAGLDRAIFLWDVNTLTALTASNNTVTTSSLVGNKESIYSLAMNPPGTILVSGSTEKVLRVWDPRNCSRLMKLKGHSDNVKALVVSRDGSQCVSGSSDGTIKLWLLSQQRCVSTIRVHSEAVWALLATENFTHIISGGRDRLVIITELRNPDNFMIVCEETAPILKLCFTADQQAVWVATSNSDIRCWKLPPLNTLNSDMYNQNNYNTNNVYQTQPLHNIVGGKAIKHYTVLNDKRHILTKDTTNNVVLYDVLKASKVEELGEVDYEEELKKRFKMVYVPNWFNVDLKTGMLTIHLGQDETDCFSAWVSAKEAGLTTENDQKVNFGALLLQALLEHWNHPNRVNEAGQKVIGNNFFSVPLHTPLIFSEVGGRTLYRLQVGDAGGETEGNLLLETVPSWVVDVAIEMAAPKLNKLPFYLLPHSTCQSKQDRQKKDRLVANDFIQCRKVAEHVVEKIVGGGDVNGTNAGKSEESTNDSPEERVELLCCDQVLDPNMDLRTVRHFIWKSNVEFTLHYRVLKQ, encoded by the exons ATGGGCACGACCATGCGTAAAAAGACTCAAGTTTCATTTGTTATCCGGGACGAAGAGGAGAGGAGACATAAAAATGGCGTTAGTTCATTGCAGCTAGATCCAATACAAGGAAGATTGTATTCAGCCGGTAGGGATGGGATTATACGAGTGTGGCACACCGGGGGTGGTACACAGGATAGGTACATCCAGAGCATGGAACATCACACCGATTGGGTGAATGACATCGTCCTATGTTGCGGTGGAAAAAACCTCATAAGTGCATCGTCGGATACGACTGTAAAAGTATGGAATGCGCCCAAAGGTTTCTGTATGTCGACATTGCGTACTCATAAAGATTACGTACGAACATTAGCTTATGCAAAGGACAAGGAGCAAGTCGCCAGTGCAGGCTTAGACCGCGCGATATTCTTATGGGATGTGAATACTTTGACAGCTTTAACTGCTAGCAATAATACCGTAACCACGTCCAGTTTGGTGGGAAACAAAGAATCTATATACAGTTTAGCCATGAACCCACCGGGTACTATTCTGGTTAGTGGTTCTACAGAAAAAGTCCTGAGAGTTTGGGATCCTAGAAACTGTTCACGTCTTATGAAACTAAAAGGACATTCGGACAACGTTAAAGCATTAGTAGTAAGTAGAGATGGCTCCCAGTGTGTGTCTGGGAGCTCAGATGGCACTATAAAGCTGTGGCTTCTATCGCAGCAGAGATGTGTGTCAACAATCCGGGTACATTCCGAAGCAGTTTGGGCACTTCTAGCCACAGAAAACTTCACCCATATCATATCAGGAGGAAGGGATCGTCTAGTCATTATAACAGAGTTGAGAAATCCAGATAACTTTATGATTGTTTGTGAAGAGACCGCACCCATTCTTAAACTATGTTTTACAGCAGACCAACAAGCTGTATGGGTAGCTACTTCTAACTCTGATATACGATGTTGGAAGCTTCCACCTCTTAACACACTAAATTCCGATATGTACAACCAGaacaattataatacaaataatgtttATCAAACACAACCCTTACATAACATTGTTGGTGGCAAAGCAATCAAACATTACACAGTTTTAAACGACAAACGTCACATATTAACAAAAGATACGACAAATAATGTTGTGTTATATGATGTTTTAAAAGCAAGTAAAGTTGAGGAATTAGGGGAAGTTGATTATGAGGAAGAACTGAAGAAACGATTCAAAATGGTTTATGTACCAAACTGGTTTAATGTAGATTTAAAGACTGGAATGTTGACGATACATCTGGGACAGGATGAGACAGACTGTTTCAGTGCTTGGGTTAGTGCTAAGGAAGCTGGACTAACAACCGAAAATGATCAAAAAGTCAACTTTGGGGCGTTACTGTTACAAGCTTTGTTGGAACATTGGAATCATCCAAATAGAGTTAATGAGGCCGGACAAAAAGTTATaggaaacaactttttcagtgTCCCTCTGCACACACCGCTTATATTTAGTGAAGTCGGTGGTAGAACACTTTACAGGCTTCAG gTTGGTGACGCGGGAGGCGAAACTGAAGGAAATTTATTACTAGAAACAGTGCCATCATGGGTTGTCGATGTTGCTATAGAAATGGCAGCGCCTAAGCTGAATAAATTGCCATTCTACTTACTACCACACTCCACTTGTCAAAGCAAACAGGATAGACAGAAGAAG gACCGTCTCGTCGCCAACGATTTTATTCAATGTCGTAAAGTGGCAGAGCATGTTGTTGAAAAGATTGTTGGTGGGGGTGACGTCAACGGAACGAACGCAGGCAAGAGCGAAGAAAGTACTAACGACTCCCCAGAAGAACGGGTCGAATTGTTGTGCTGTGATCAG GTATTAGACCCAAACATGGATCTCCGTACCGTCCGTCATTTCATCTGGAAATCCAATGTTGAGTTCACGTTACATTATAGAGTTCTGAAACAATGA